One Oceanotoga teriensis genomic window, GATTATATGAAGAAATCAGTTTTTTTATTTATGGTTTTGACTTTTACTATTTTTATTTATGCTTTTTCTAATGTTATAACTATTGAAAAAGCCAGAACATTTAAAGATTTAACTCCTGTGACTGTTGAAGGTGTTGTTACTCTTGAACCTGGACCATTTGATATAAATTTATTTTTTATTCAAGATGATACTGCAGGTTTGAATGTTTATTCTGGAAATATGGATTTTAGCAAGTTTGATATAGAAAGAAATGATTTAATAAGAGTTACTGGATATTTATGGAAACATAAAATGAATCTTGAACTTGTTTTAGATAAAGATAATGAAAAACATAGTATAGAAATTCTTGAAAAAAATTATAAAGAAATTGAACCTATAAATATAAAAACAGTTGATATAAATGAAGAAAAATATGAAGGAATATTGGCCCATACAGAAGGAAAAGTAATTAAAGCTATGGGACAGGAGATTCTAATAGATGATGGTACTGGTGAAGGAATACTTTGGATAAGAGAAAATACTAAGATAGATCCAATGAATTTTAAAGAAGGCATAGATGTTGAAGTTACTGGAGTAATGGCACAGTATTTAACAAAAAGAGAAATACAACCAAGAAGTATTGAAGATTTAAAAACAGAAGATATATTTCCACCCGAAATAGAGTTTTATTCAATAGATAATAATATATTAAGTATTTTATTTAATGAAGAAATAATAGATAACTTCAAGTTAAATAAAACTATTAGAGATAATAAGAATAATATAAAAAATTACAAACTCATAAATAATAAAATACTTAAAATAGAATATGAAAATCTTCCTGTTGATTCTAAATTAATGTTAAGATTTGTTCAAGACATGAATGAAAATAAAGCGAATATTTTAAGTATAGATATTTCAGAAAAAAATATAAAAAAACATAATATTTTATTCGATGAATCACACTCTCAAACAGCAGGCAATTCCGATTGGACAATAACAGGAGGATATTCAGATTTTGCTGATCTTGCAAAAAAAATGGGTTTAAATGTAAAAAATGAAAAAATACATATAAAAAAAGATATATTAGATCTTTTTGGAATTTTTATAATTCCAGAACCAAATGGTCCTTTTTTTGCAGATGAAATTGAAGCATTACTTGAATGGGTAAAAGATGGAGGTAATTTATTTATAATAGCTGATCATGGTGGAGCAGATAGAAATGGTAATGGTTGGGATGCAGTTAGAGTTTTTAATGAATTTACTGAAAACTTTGGTTTTTTATTTGAGGGAGACGATTTAGAAGAAGAACCATTAAAAAATGTTTATAAACATGAAATAACAGAAAATATACAAAACATAGGTGTATGGAATGGATCTTCAATAAATATTTTAAAAAAAGATATTGAAGTATTAATATCTGATACAAATAAAAAACCTTATTTGATAAGTACAGTATATGGAAAAGGAAAAGTTATAGCTATAGGAGATTCTTCTCCATTTGATGACGGTACGGGAGCAACTGGAAATATTCTACATGATGGCTGGAGTTGGGGAGATGATGCCATTTTAGCAGAAAATATTTTAAAATACTTTTTAAAATGATTGACAATATAACTTTTTTGTAGTATAATAAATTCTGGTGAGCCGGGGTGGCGGAATTGGTAGACGCGATGGACTCAAAATCCATTGGGGGTGAAACCTCGTGCGGGTTCAAGTCCCGCCTTCGGCACCAGAAAAAAAGACATCTTAAATGAGATGTCTTTTTTTTATTATTATAAAACATGTTATAATTTAAAATGAAATAAGATTGATAGGAGTGATAATTTGGAAAGCAAATCAAAAAGACTTGGAACAGATTCAATACTTAGCCTCATGATAAAGTTATCTATTCCATCTATAATAGGTATGTCTATTCAAGCTCTATATAATGTTGTTGATAGTATATATATTGGTAGACTTTCAAAAGAAGCTTTATCAGCACTTTCATTGGCTTTTCCTATACAGATGATTTTGATAGCTATAGCTGTAGGTACTGGAATAGGGGCAACATCTCTTATATCGAGACTTTTGGGTGAGATGAAAGAAAAAAAAGCTGATAATGTTGCTGAAAATGTAATATTTGTAACAATATTTTATAGTATTATTGTATTTTTTATAGGATTATTTTTTTCTGATGAATTAATAAAAATATTTACTTCTAATATAGAATTGATAAATTTGGGAAAAGATTATATTCAAATAATAATGATTGGTTCTATAGCTATGTTTTTGCCAATAATAGCTAACAGTATTTTAAGAGGAGAGGGAAATACTTTCATTCCAATGATAAGTTTAATAGTTGGTGCTGTTATAAATATATTTCTTGATCCATTTTTAATATTTGGATTATGGATATTTCCAGCAATGGGAGTTAAAGGTGCTGCTTTGGCTACAGTTATATCAAGATTTATATCCGGAATATTAGTTTTAATAGTTTTATTTTATGGAAAAAATCAAATAAAATTTGATTTTAAAAACTTTAATATAGACTTTGATATAATAAAAGAAGTATACAGAGTAGGTCTTCCCGCCATGATTATGCAACTGTTGGGTAGCTTTATGATTGCTGGGGCTAATAAAATTGTAGCTTCTTTTAATCAAACGGCTATAGCTGTTGTTGGAATATATTTTAGACTTCAATCATTTGTTTTTATGCCTGTATTTGGATTAAATCAGGGTTATATACCAATAATAGGATATAATTTTGGACATAAAAACCCTGAGAGATTAAAAAAAGCAATTTTTATAGGCCTTATAACAGGATTTATATTCACTACGATTGGCTTTTTTTTATTACAGTTTTTTCCTGAAGAATTGATAAGAATGTTTAATGATGATCCTGAACTCATAAAAATAGGAGTAAATGCATTAAAAATAATAAGTATAGCTTTTCCAATAATAGGATTATCAATAGTTGGCTCAGCAACTTTTCAAGCTGTTGGAAAAGGATTACCTAGTTTAATCATTTCGTTTTTAAGACAAATAGTTCTGTTATTGCCTCTTATGTATATATTATCAAAAGAAATAGGTCTTAAAGGTACATGGTATGCTTTTCCTATTTCTGAATTTATATCTTTTTTTATAATGGTAATATGGTTTTATAAGACCATGAAAAAAATTATATCTGAAATGAGAAAATAAATTATATATAATAAACTAAGTTTAATTATATATTATAGGGGGATTAATATGTCTGAAAAATTTTTCCCAGAAGGGTTTATATGGGGTATTTCATCTAATAATTATAATGAATTTTTTAACTTTGATTTTAATAAAGAAATAGAGATGATAGAAGAAACAAAAGTTCAATATTATGAATTTAAGATATCTTGGAAAAATCTTTTTTTAGATAAAGATATTTTCAACAAAAAATATCTTGAAAAGATTATTGCTTTTTTAAAAAAATTAAATAAGTCTGGCATAAATCCAATTATTACTTTAATAAATGAAAAAAATATGCCAGAATGGTTTTTAAAAAATGGAGGGTTTTCTAATATTGAAAATAAAAAATTTATTTTGAAATATGTATTTTTTGTTATAAATGAAACTAAAGATTTTGTAGAATTTTATAATATTATGGAAAATTCTTATATTCTATTAAATGAAAATTATGAGAACTCATTGAAAATCTTTCAAAATATAATATATACTATTTCTGATATAAAAAAAATAAAATCTAAAAATTTAAAAGATAAAAAAATAGGTTTAACTTTTAATTTCAATGAAAAATATAAAAAAAATGGAATTTTTTCTTTTTTAAAAAAAGATAATAATAATTTATATTTCAATTTTTATAAATGTTTCAAACAAGAAAAAACTATTAAACCATTTTTAAATTCAGAAAAAATAGAAATAGATTTAGACTTTTTCATAATAAATTATCATGATGAGAGTTTAAATGATACAAATATTTTAAATGGTGATAGTATAAATACTGAAAAGATAAAAAATATTTTCAATCTTATAAAAGGGGTAAAAACTCCGATAATAATATCTTCTGGTGGTATATCTGATGATCAAGATAAATTTAGAAATAAATATATAATAACAATTCTTAATCAGATGCATGATTTTTTAAATAAGTCTAATATTATAGGATACATACAAAATTCTTTGATTGATAAACATTTTGAAAATGGGAATATTTCATTTGAAGGTTTTTTTGAAAATAAAAATGATAAAATTTTTAAGAGAAATTCTTTGAATATATATTCAAGAATAGTTGAGGAAAATGAAATAAATGAAAGATTTTTAAAATTTATAATGTAATGAGGTCTGCTTTAAGCAGACCTCATTTTATCATATCTTTTATAAAATTTGGTAATGAAAAACAAGAAACATGAATTTCTTCATTGTAATATTTTAAAGGTTTATCAAAATTTTTAACTTTTTCTGGTTCAAAATCCATTATAGGATCTTTGCCTTTTGAAGCAAAAACCCAAGTCCATACTCC contains:
- a CDS encoding DUF4350 domain-containing protein, yielding MKKSVFLFMVLTFTIFIYAFSNVITIEKARTFKDLTPVTVEGVVTLEPGPFDINLFFIQDDTAGLNVYSGNMDFSKFDIERNDLIRVTGYLWKHKMNLELVLDKDNEKHSIEILEKNYKEIEPINIKTVDINEEKYEGILAHTEGKVIKAMGQEILIDDGTGEGILWIRENTKIDPMNFKEGIDVEVTGVMAQYLTKREIQPRSIEDLKTEDIFPPEIEFYSIDNNILSILFNEEIIDNFKLNKTIRDNKNNIKNYKLINNKILKIEYENLPVDSKLMLRFVQDMNENKANILSIDISEKNIKKHNILFDESHSQTAGNSDWTITGGYSDFADLAKKMGLNVKNEKIHIKKDILDLFGIFIIPEPNGPFFADEIEALLEWVKDGGNLFIIADHGGADRNGNGWDAVRVFNEFTENFGFLFEGDDLEEEPLKNVYKHEITENIQNIGVWNGSSINILKKDIEVLISDTNKKPYLISTVYGKGKVIAIGDSSPFDDGTGATGNILHDGWSWGDDAILAENILKYFLK
- a CDS encoding MATE family efflux transporter; this encodes MESKSKRLGTDSILSLMIKLSIPSIIGMSIQALYNVVDSIYIGRLSKEALSALSLAFPIQMILIAIAVGTGIGATSLISRLLGEMKEKKADNVAENVIFVTIFYSIIVFFIGLFFSDELIKIFTSNIELINLGKDYIQIIMIGSIAMFLPIIANSILRGEGNTFIPMISLIVGAVINIFLDPFLIFGLWIFPAMGVKGAALATVISRFISGILVLIVLFYGKNQIKFDFKNFNIDFDIIKEVYRVGLPAMIMQLLGSFMIAGANKIVASFNQTAIAVVGIYFRLQSFVFMPVFGLNQGYIPIIGYNFGHKNPERLKKAIFIGLITGFIFTTIGFFLLQFFPEELIRMFNDDPELIKIGVNALKIISIAFPIIGLSIVGSATFQAVGKGLPSLIISFLRQIVLLLPLMYILSKEIGLKGTWYAFPISEFISFFIMVIWFYKTMKKIISEMRK
- a CDS encoding family 1 glycosylhydrolase, encoding MSEKFFPEGFIWGISSNNYNEFFNFDFNKEIEMIEETKVQYYEFKISWKNLFLDKDIFNKKYLEKIIAFLKKLNKSGINPIITLINEKNMPEWFLKNGGFSNIENKKFILKYVFFVINETKDFVEFYNIMENSYILLNENYENSLKIFQNIIYTISDIKKIKSKNLKDKKIGLTFNFNEKYKKNGIFSFLKKDNNNLYFNFYKCFKQEKTIKPFLNSEKIEIDLDFFIINYHDESLNDTNILNGDSINTEKIKNIFNLIKGVKTPIIISSGGISDDQDKFRNKYIITILNQMHDFLNKSNIIGYIQNSLIDKHFENGNISFEGFFENKNDKIFKRNSLNIYSRIVEENEINERFLKFIM